A stretch of the Lactuca sativa cultivar Salinas chromosome 9, Lsat_Salinas_v11, whole genome shotgun sequence genome encodes the following:
- the LOC111885363 gene encoding probable WRKY transcription factor 70 has protein sequence MEETSSPNKKRLIAELIKGRDSTKKLQNLLRRKVDDDDGSVSADDLVMKILGSFSDSLSVLSSCGSAVLCPVPVSMYVGSSCSGDRTCDSGESEKKPAPAVKDRRGCYKRRKTEDSRVKIVDTIEDGYAWRKYGQKEILNAKFPRCYFRCTHKTEGCKALRQVQKLEDGSQMFHITYYGNHTCQNTNKNTHMFSDSGALSFFLHNFKDSNTNNLPSSPSTITNVHNTPSLEQEDDSNVQSDEHISSSNYGQSSIASWNDIFDHGSSMDDLKFDDAVFCKFDY, from the exons ATGGAGGAAACATCATCACCCAACAAGAAAAGATTGATCGCAGAGCTGATTAAAGGCAGAGATTCTACCAAAAAGCTTCAGAATCTGCTTCGCCGGAAAGTTGACGATGATGATGGGTCGGTTTCAGCTGATGATCTTGTGATGAAAATACTGGGATCTTTCTCCGACAGCCTTTCGGTGTTGAGTTCTTGCGGATCCGCCGTGTTATGTCCAGTTCCGGTGAGTATGTACGTCGGCTCCTCTTGTTCCGGCGACCGTACGTGTGACTCAGGCGAAAGTGAGAAGAAGCCGGCGCCGGCTGTGAAGGATCGGAGAGGATGTTACAAGAGACG AAAAACCGAAGATTCAAGAGTTAAAATTGTTGACACCATTGAAGATGGTTATGCATGGAGGAAATATGGACAGAAAGAGATTCTCAATGCTAAATTTCCAAG GTGCTATTTTAGATGCACACACAAAACCGAGGGGTGCAAAGCGTTAAGACAAGTTCAAAAATTGGAAGATGGATCACAAATGTTTCATATTACATATTATGGGAATCACACGTGCCAAAATACGAACAAAAACACACACATGTTTTCGGACTCTGGGGCTCTAAGTTTTTTTCTACATAACTTTAAGGACTCGAACACCAACAATTTACCAAGCAGCCCCTCAACTATCACAAACGTTCATAACACCCCCTCATTGGAGCAAGAAGATGATTCTAATGTACAGAGTGATGAACATATTTCCTCTAGCAATTATGGCCAATCATCCATTGCTTCGTGGAATGACATTTTCGATCATGGTTCTTCGATGGATGATTTAAAGTTTGATGATGCTGTGTTTTGCAAGTTTGATtattaa
- the LOC111885360 gene encoding uncharacterized protein LOC111885360 has translation MFKFLKDVVAGSVAGVKDLPYNIGEPYSSAWGSWIHSRGTSKVDGSPVSIFSLTGSNSGDGRLAAGRNGVKRLRTVRHPNILSFLHSTEDEIIDGSSTKVTIYIVTEPVMPLAEKMKELALQGTQRDEYYAWGLHRIAKAVSFLNNDCGLVHGNVCLESVVVTQTLDWKLHAFDVLSEFDGNNETASGPMLLYDWLVGTQYKPVELAKSDWTSIRKSPPWAIDSWGLGCLIYEIFSGLKISKTEELRNTSSLPKSLLPDYQRLLSSTPSRRLNSSKLVENCEYFQNKLLDTIHFMEILNLKDSVEKDTFFRKLPTLTEQLPREIVLKKILPLLGSALEFGSAAAPALIPFLKIGSWLSPEEFNIKVLPTLVKLFASTDRAIRVGLLQHIDQFGESFTAQIVDEQVYPHIATGFSDTSAFLRELTLKSMLVLAPKLSQRTISGSLLKYLSKLQVDEEPAIRTNTTILLGNLATHLNEGTRKRVLINAFTVRALRDTFPPARGAGVMALSATSSYYDAQEIAVRILPNVVVLTIDPDSDVRSKAFQAVEQFLQIVKQYHEKVSNGDNSELTGSGISSLPGNSSILGWAMSSLSMKGKPSEHTHTPHLSASSSAPNISNMPNATSVVADVQSATMVRACSTADIADHHHHNHEAAAPVSTMSINDGWGEIENGNENENGVVNNVIENEEKNGWDDFLPLEDINPPPALSSIQAAQKRPLHTKPQVPNMRGKHATSVSKNEDEELWGSVSGHPPKAAASTKKAAVDNDDDPWAAIAAPPPTTRAKPLAASSGRGRPSKPALPKLGAQRINRTSSSGV, from the exons ATGTTCAAATTCTTGAAAGATGTCGTCGCCGGATCTGTTGCCGGCGTCAAAGATCTTCCTTACAACATCGGGGAACCTTATTCTTCCGCTTGGGGATCTTGGATTCACTCTCGCGGCACCTCTAAG GTGGATGGATCCCCTGTATCAATATTTTCACTTACAGGAAGTAATTCTGGTGATGGACGCTTAGCTGCTGGACGCAATGGTGTCAAAAGGCTTCGAACA GTGAGGCATCCAAACATTTTATCATTTCTTCATAGCACAGAGGATGAAATAATTGATGGATCATCAACAAAAGTCACCATATATATAGTCACAGAACCTGTTATGCCACTAGCAGAAAAAATGAAGGAATTAGCATTACAAGGTACACAAAG GGATGAATACTATGCGTGGGGCCTACACCGGATTGCAAAAGCTGTGAGCTTCCTGAACAATGATTGTGGACTT GTCCATGGTAATGTTTGTTTGGAAAGTGTGGTTGTTACTCAAACTTTGGACTGGAAATTACATGCTTTTGATGTTCTTTCTGAGTTTGATGGGAACAATGAAACAGCTTCAGGACCAATGCTG CTATATGATTGGCTTGTTGGCACACAATACAAACCAGTGGAGTTGGCAAAATCAGACTGGACATCTATCAGAAAATCTCCACCATGGGCCATTGATTCTTGGGGCTTAG GGTGTCTGATTTATGAGATATTTTCGGGTTTAAAAATAAGCAAAACCGAAGAGCTACGCAATACATCATCATTACCAAAG TCTCTTCTTCCAGATTATCAACGCCTCTTAAGTTCTACACCTTCCCGTAGATTAAATTCATCAAAGCTTGTGGAGAATTGTG AATATTTTCAAAACAAGCTGTTGGACACTATCCATTTTATGGAAATACTTAATTTGAAAGACAGTGTTGAGAAGGATACATTCTTCCGGAAGCTTCCAACTCTAACAGAGCAGTTGCCTCGTGAAATTGTTCTAAAAAAG ATACTTCCTTTACTTGGTTCTGCATTAGAATTTGGTTCAGCTGCTGCTCCTGCTTTGATTCCATTTTTGAAAATTGGTTCTTGGCTTTCACCAGAAGAGTTCAACATTAag gTTCTACCAACATTAGTGAAACTTTTTGCCTCCACTGATCGAGCTATTAGAGTTGGTCTCTTGCAACATATTGATCAATTTGGAGAATCATTTACTGCCCAAATTGTTGATGAGCAA GTTTACCCTCATATCGCCACTGGATTTTCAGACACTTCTGCCTTTCTTCGTGAATTGACTCTTAAGTCCATGCTTGTTCTTGCTCCAAAG TTATCTCAGCGCACTATATCAGGGTCACTTCTGAAATATCTTTCAAAGCTCCAG GTGGATGAAGAACCAGCAATCAGAACAAACACCACCATACTACTTGGAAATTTGGCTACTCATCTTAATGAAGGG ACACGAAAAAGAGTTTTGATTAATGCATTCACTGTTCGTGCTTTGCGGGATACATTTCCTCCTGCTAGAGGAGCAG GTGTAATGGCTTTATCTGCTACTAGTTCTTATTATGATGCACAGGAGATTGCTGTTCGTATTTTGCCCAATGTTGTTGTACTTACCATAGATCCTGACag TGATGTTCGATCAAAGGCTTTTCAAGCAGTTGAACAGTTTTTGCAAATAGTGAAGCAGTATCATGAAaag gTAAGTAATGGAGATAACAGTGAGCTTACAGGCTCAGGAATTTCATCACTTCCAGGAAATTCAAGTATACTAGG ATGGGCTATGAGCTCTTTATCCATGAAAGGAAAACCATCTGAACATACTCATACCCCACATCTGTCTGCAAGTTCCAGTGCTCCTAACATTTCCAACATGCCCAATGCCACCTCAG TGGTAGCGGATGTGCAAAGTGCAACAATGGTGAGGGCATGTTCAACCGCTGACATAgcagatcatcatcatcataatcatGAAGCTGCTGCACCTGTGTCAACTATGTCCATTAATGATGGATGGGGTGAAATTGAAAAtggaaatgaaaatgaaaatggtGTTGTTAATAATGTTATTGAAAATGAAGAGAAAAACGGTTGGGATGATTTTTTACCACTTGAAGACATAAATCCTCCCCCTGCTCTTTCCTCCATCCAAGCTGCTCAAAAACGACCCCTTCATACAAAACCACAAg TTCCAAATATGAGAGGGAAACATGCTACGAGTGTGAGCAAAAATGAAGATGAAGAGTTATGGGGTTCCGTTTCTGGGCATCCTCCAAAAGCAGCAGCTTCTACAAAGAAAGCAGCGGTTGATAATGATGACGACCCATGGGCGGCAATTGCagcaccaccaccaaccaccagaGCAAAGCCTTTAGCCGCCTCTTCTGGAAGAGGCCGGCCATCTAAACCTGCTTTACCAAAACTCGGTGCTCAAAGGATAAACAGAACATCTTCGTCTGGAGTATAG